From Pandoraea vervacti, the proteins below share one genomic window:
- a CDS encoding uracil-DNA glycosylase, producing MSNDAVADAANASNAATVASAAAVGLEDGEGVATLVAPSEDLPPWDVTSAGALVGAMRSASQSASQFASQSASKVASQVAPQATPGPAAFDGATSPASLRREAASAPAASAGNRRDTDMPPDDVPMWLDSDGYGDGDAAADAALWSIVRDAGEDAPTRALLPGVDTLDWDALTERVANCRLCGLCEKRTQTVFGVGDREADWLLVGEAPGQQEDLQGEPFVGQAGKLLDNMLRASALKRGENVYIANVLKCRPPNNRDPEADEVASCEPYLKRQVALLKPRVIVVMGRFAAQSILRTQASIASLRGRVHEYEGVPVIVTYHPAYLLRSLPDKAKAWTDWCLARATYEAVCETTPDNKPTAN from the coding sequence ATGTCGAACGACGCCGTGGCAGATGCTGCGAATGCTTCGAATGCCGCAACGGTTGCGTCCGCCGCAGCCGTTGGCTTGGAGGATGGTGAGGGCGTGGCAACGCTGGTCGCCCCCAGCGAAGATCTGCCGCCTTGGGACGTGACGTCAGCGGGGGCGCTCGTGGGAGCGATGCGATCCGCTTCACAGTCCGCTTCACAGTTCGCTTCACAGTCCGCTTCAAAGGTTGCGTCACAGGTTGCTCCACAGGCCACTCCAGGGCCTGCTGCCTTCGACGGCGCGACGTCACCCGCCTCCCTGCGACGGGAGGCAGCCTCCGCGCCGGCGGCAAGCGCGGGCAACCGGCGTGACACTGACATGCCGCCGGACGACGTGCCGATGTGGCTCGACAGCGACGGATACGGCGACGGCGATGCCGCCGCCGATGCCGCACTCTGGTCGATCGTGCGCGACGCAGGGGAGGACGCCCCGACGCGTGCGTTGTTGCCGGGTGTCGATACTCTGGATTGGGACGCATTGACCGAGCGCGTCGCCAATTGCCGATTGTGCGGTCTGTGCGAAAAGCGCACACAGACGGTCTTCGGTGTTGGCGATCGCGAAGCCGACTGGCTGCTGGTGGGCGAAGCGCCTGGGCAACAGGAAGACTTGCAGGGCGAACCGTTTGTCGGTCAGGCAGGCAAGCTGCTGGACAACATGCTGCGCGCCTCGGCGCTCAAGCGTGGCGAGAACGTCTACATCGCGAACGTGCTGAAGTGTCGTCCACCGAACAATCGCGATCCCGAAGCCGATGAAGTGGCGAGCTGCGAGCCGTATCTGAAGCGACAAGTCGCGTTGCTCAAGCCGCGCGTGATCGTGGTGATGGGACGCTTCGCGGCGCAGAGCATTCTGCGCACGCAGGCGAGCATCGCCAGCCTGCGCGGGCGTGTGCACGAGTACGAAGGGGTGCCGGTGATCGTGACGTACCATCCGGCGTATCTGTTGCGCAGTCTGCCCGACAAGGCCAAGGCCTGGACGGATTGGTGCCTGGCGCGGGCTACCTACGAGGCGGTGTGCGAAACGACTCCGGACAACAAGCCTACGGCGAACTGA
- a CDS encoding DUF1853 family protein — MRNDSGQQAYGELIETLREAPVRDLAWLLLSADLLSAARFPAALAHFDSVQAAADVAAVPPLGMPPDTRAAVSEPVFHSRFLHDWLLACDADPEPLREMLARGESHRLGRYAEQLLHFALLHSPRFDLLGAGLQVRDARRGNMTLGECDFLLARREDRQLLHWELAVKLYLFVPPEPSLGSSAMLDERAIQFHWLGPNLADSLADKVARLLGHQLRLTSLDAARSALPAPGPWLPQVYLKGWLFHPLEQRGTLPQVASETHGRGWWATLDEWWMHAQQTTRQTSRQPQAWAMLPRARWLAPARVAASGALPLDAMRARIESHWRERGVAEPLLIVSLTRRARNDQGGDEPADGASDWFECERGFIVPDFWAPRARHRIEELRERADAAARRALAQTADDGAPSI, encoded by the coding sequence GTGCGAAACGACTCCGGACAACAAGCCTACGGCGAACTGATCGAAACCCTGCGCGAGGCACCCGTGCGCGACCTCGCGTGGTTGCTGTTGTCCGCCGATTTGCTCAGCGCCGCGCGGTTTCCGGCGGCGCTGGCGCACTTCGACAGCGTGCAGGCCGCCGCCGATGTTGCTGCCGTCCCCCCATTGGGCATGCCGCCCGACACGCGCGCCGCCGTCTCCGAACCCGTTTTCCATTCCCGTTTCCTGCACGATTGGCTGCTCGCCTGCGACGCCGACCCGGAACCGTTGCGCGAAATGCTCGCGCGAGGCGAAAGTCACCGGCTGGGACGTTACGCCGAGCAGCTTTTGCATTTTGCGCTGCTCCACAGTCCCCGGTTCGATCTGCTTGGCGCGGGTTTGCAGGTACGCGACGCGCGACGCGGCAACATGACGCTGGGCGAATGCGACTTTCTTCTGGCGCGCCGTGAGGATCGCCAGTTGCTGCATTGGGAACTGGCGGTGAAGCTGTACCTGTTCGTCCCGCCGGAACCGAGCTTAGGCTCGTCGGCCATGCTCGACGAGCGCGCCATTCAGTTTCATTGGCTGGGCCCGAATCTTGCCGACAGTCTCGCCGACAAGGTGGCGAGATTGCTCGGACATCAATTGCGCCTGACGTCGCTCGACGCCGCGCGTAGCGCGCTGCCTGCGCCCGGTCCATGGCTGCCGCAGGTGTATCTCAAGGGGTGGTTGTTCCATCCGCTGGAGCAGCGCGGGACATTGCCGCAAGTCGCGTCTGAGACGCACGGCCGCGGCTGGTGGGCGACGCTGGACGAATGGTGGATGCATGCGCAGCAAACGACACGACAAACGTCACGGCAACCTCAGGCGTGGGCCATGCTGCCACGTGCGCGTTGGCTCGCACCGGCGCGTGTGGCGGCGTCCGGGGCGCTGCCGCTCGATGCCATGCGTGCGAGGATCGAGTCGCACTGGCGAGAGCGTGGCGTTGCCGAACCCCTGCTGATCGTGTCGTTGACGCGACGCGCACGTAACGATCAAGGGGGCGACGAACCGGCTGACGGCGCGAGCGACTGGTTCGAGTGCGAGCGCGGCTTCATCGTCCCCGACTTTTGGGCGCCGCGTGCGCGGCACCGTATTGAAGAGCTGCGCGAACGCGCGGACGCCGCAGCACGGCGCGCGCTGGCGCAGACGGCAGACGATGGTGCGCCGTCGATCTGA
- the thiD gene encoding bifunctional hydroxymethylpyrimidine kinase/phosphomethylpyrimidine kinase, translating into MNLPQSSHKSSIPIALTIAGSDSGGGAGIQADLKTFSALGAYGASVITALTAQNTQGVTGIHTPPASFVTAQMDAVFQDLDVDAVKLGMLANADVVRAVAAGLRQHKPRFVVLDTVMISKSGHALLQPDAVAALRDELLPLADLITPNLPEAAALLGVAAATDEQEMERQAQALRALGARNVLVKGGHLAGDLSPDWLVSAAGVERFTAPRIAAHNTHGTGCTLSAALAALRPRRNDWSDTVRDAKAYLNGALAASDALRIGKGIGPVHHFHAVWPKD; encoded by the coding sequence ATGAATTTGCCCCAGTCGTCGCACAAGTCATCCATTCCCATCGCCCTGACCATCGCCGGCTCCGACTCCGGCGGGGGCGCGGGCATTCAGGCCGACCTCAAGACGTTCTCCGCGCTCGGCGCGTACGGCGCCAGCGTGATCACGGCGCTGACCGCACAAAACACGCAGGGCGTCACGGGTATTCACACGCCGCCCGCGAGTTTCGTCACGGCGCAGATGGATGCCGTCTTTCAGGATCTGGATGTCGATGCCGTAAAACTCGGCATGCTCGCGAACGCCGATGTCGTGCGGGCGGTAGCTGCCGGCTTGCGCCAACATAAGCCTCGATTCGTGGTGCTCGATACGGTCATGATTTCGAAGAGCGGCCACGCGCTGCTGCAACCGGATGCCGTCGCCGCGCTGCGCGACGAACTGCTGCCGCTTGCCGATCTCATCACGCCGAACCTTCCGGAAGCCGCCGCATTGCTGGGTGTGGCGGCAGCGACGGATGAGCAGGAAATGGAGCGTCAGGCGCAAGCCTTGCGTGCGCTGGGCGCGCGCAACGTGCTTGTCAAAGGCGGCCACCTTGCCGGCGATCTCAGTCCCGACTGGCTCGTGAGCGCCGCCGGCGTCGAGCGCTTCACGGCGCCACGTATTGCGGCCCATAACACGCACGGCACGGGCTGCACGCTGTCAGCGGCGCTTGCGGCGCTGCGTCCGCGCCGCAACGATTGGTCGGACACCGTGCGCGACGCCAAGGCGTATCTCAACGGCGCGCTCGCGGCCAGCGATGCGCTGCGCATCGGCAAGGGAATCGGGCCGGTCCATCACTTCCACGCGGTGTGGCCCAAGGACTGA
- the lplT gene encoding lysophospholipid transporter LplT, translated as MKKGFYTIMAAQFFSSLADNALLIAAIALLKDLHSPQWMTPLLKLFFVLSYVILAAYVGAFADSMPKGKVMFISNSIKVAGCLMMLFGSHPLIAYGVVGFGAAAYSPAKYGILTELLPAERLVAANGWIEGLTVSSIILGTVLGGALISPHISQWVLLHTPDVINSPAMAAMIVIMGIYVIAALFNLRIPDTGARYARQERNPIKLVSDFADCFVTLWRDKLGQISLAVTTLFWGAGATLQFIVLRWAEKALGMTLSEGAILQAVSAVGVAIGAIVAASRIPLKRSLSVLPVGIAMGIAVMAMAFFSKDLLPWGTEWKVPLYLIISYIFLIIVGALAGFFVVPMNALLQHRGHVLLSAGHSIAVQNFNENLSVLIMLCLYALLIWFNVPVGVVIILFGVFVSGTMWLVMKRHQANQREFDSVALIGEVKH; from the coding sequence ATGAAGAAAGGCTTTTATACCATCATGGCCGCGCAGTTTTTTTCGTCGCTGGCCGACAATGCATTGCTCATTGCTGCAATCGCACTCCTGAAAGATCTGCATTCCCCGCAGTGGATGACACCGCTGCTCAAACTCTTCTTCGTTCTCTCTTACGTCATTCTCGCCGCCTATGTCGGGGCGTTTGCCGACTCGATGCCCAAGGGCAAGGTCATGTTCATCAGCAACTCGATCAAGGTCGCCGGTTGCCTGATGATGCTGTTCGGCTCGCATCCGCTCATTGCCTATGGCGTAGTGGGATTCGGCGCCGCCGCCTATTCCCCCGCGAAATATGGCATTCTCACCGAACTGCTTCCCGCCGAGCGGCTCGTGGCGGCCAATGGCTGGATTGAAGGGCTCACCGTCAGTTCGATCATTCTCGGCACCGTGCTCGGCGGTGCGCTGATCAGTCCGCATATCTCCCAATGGGTCCTGCTTCACACGCCGGATGTGATCAACTCGCCGGCCATGGCCGCGATGATCGTCATCATGGGTATATATGTGATTGCGGCACTGTTCAATCTGCGAATTCCCGACACCGGCGCACGCTATGCGCGTCAGGAACGCAATCCGATCAAACTCGTTTCCGATTTCGCCGATTGCTTCGTCACGCTGTGGCGCGACAAGCTGGGGCAGATCTCGCTGGCCGTCACCACGTTGTTCTGGGGCGCTGGCGCCACGCTGCAATTCATCGTGCTTCGCTGGGCCGAGAAGGCGCTCGGCATGACGCTGTCCGAAGGCGCGATCCTGCAAGCGGTGTCAGCGGTCGGCGTGGCCATCGGCGCCATCGTCGCGGCATCGCGCATTCCGCTCAAGCGCTCGCTGTCGGTGCTGCCCGTGGGCATCGCCATGGGCATTGCCGTCATGGCCATGGCCTTCTTCTCGAAAGATCTTCTGCCGTGGGGCACCGAGTGGAAGGTGCCCCTGTATCTGATCATCTCGTACATCTTCCTGATCATCGTGGGCGCGCTCGCAGGCTTCTTTGTGGTCCCCATGAACGCCCTGCTCCAGCATCGTGGTCACGTACTGCTATCGGCGGGCCACTCCATCGCCGTGCAGAACTTCAACGAGAACCTCTCGGTGCTGATCATGCTGTGCCTGTATGCGCTGCTGATCTGGTTCAACGTGCCGGTGGGTGTCGTCATCATTCTGTTCGGTGTGTTCGTCTCGGGCACGATGTGGCTCGTCATGAAGCGTCACCAGGCCAATCAGCGCGAATTCGACTCGGTGGCGCTCATTGGCGAAGTCAAGCATTGA